A window of the Lolium perenne isolate Kyuss_39 chromosome 7, Kyuss_2.0, whole genome shotgun sequence genome harbors these coding sequences:
- the LOC127323859 gene encoding tuliposide A-converting enzyme 2, chloroplastic: MDPDTEVDFDFSPFLVRYKSGRVHRLMGSSRVNAGVDATTGVTCKDVVIDADAGLAARLYLPNGVPRSKKLPVLVYFHGGAFAVHTAFSAVHHRFLNALVAAAGAVAVSVDYRLVPEHPLPAAYDDAWAALRWTLAPAAGQEEPWLAEHGDAARVFVAGDSAGANIAHNVATKAGGARIEGMVLLHPYFRGKDLLPSEGTDPRFSQRVERTWGFACAGRYGADHPFINPLVMPAEEWAALGCRRALVTVAELDTLRDRGRRYVETLRGSAWGGEEAVLYETDDEGHVYFLEKSGWGDKADKEMDAVVSFIKGR; encoded by the coding sequence ATGGATCCGGACACGGAGGTCGATTTCGACTTCTCGCCGTTCCTCGTGCGCTACAAGAGCGGGCGCGTCCACCGCCTCATGGGCTCGTCCAGAGTCAACGCCGGCGTGGACGCCACCACCGGCGTCACCTGCAAGGACGTGGTCATCGACGCCGACGCCGGCCTCGCCGCGCGGCTCTACCTTCCCAACGGCGTCCCGCGCTCCAAGAAGCTCCCCGTCCTCGTCTACTTCCACGGTGGCGCCTTCGCCGTCCACACGGCCTTCTCCGCCGTGCACCACCGCTTCCTCAACGCGCTCGTGGCCGCGGCGGGTGCCGTCGCCGTGTCCGTCGACTACCGCCTCGTGCCGGAGCACCCGCTCCCCGCCGCCTACGACGACGCGTGGGCCGCGCTCAGGTGGACCCTGGCGCCCGCTGCCGGGCAGGAGGAGCCGTGGCTGGCCGAGCACGGCGACGCCGCGCGCGTCTTCGTCGCGGGCGACAGCGCCGGCGCCAACATCGCGCACAACGTCGCGACGAAGGCCGGCGGCGCGCGGATCGAAGGGATGGTGCTTCTGCACCCGTACTTCCGCGGCAAGGACCTCCTGCCGTCGGAGGGCACCGACCCCAGGTTCTCGCAGAGGGTGGAGAGAACGTGGGGCTTCGCGTGCGCGGGGAGGTACGGGGCCGACCACCCGTTCATCAACCCGCTGGTGATGCCGGCGGAGGAGTGGGCGGCGCTCGGCTGCCGGCGAGCCCTGGTCACCGTGGCGGAGCTCGACACGCTGCGGGACAGAGGCCGGAGGTACGTGGAGACGCTGAGGGGAAGCGCGTGGGGAGGCGAGGAGGCGGTGCTGTACGAGACCGACGACGAGGGGCATGTCTACTTCCTCGAGAAATCCGGCTGGGGCGACAAGGCGGACAAGGAGATGGACGCCGTCGTCTCCTTCATCAAAGGAAGATAG